Within Dictyostelium discoideum AX4 chromosome 4 chromosome, whole genome shotgun sequence, the genomic segment agtattgttttaaattcaaataaaatttattttcctCTTTTTAATAGGAATTGAGGGATATAAAAcccacctttttttttttccttttttctTGAAAGTCGGTTATTTCTagatgttaaaaaaaaaaaagaagaattaaaaataaaaaaaagaatttaaaaaaaaaaagaattaaaaaaaaaaaaaaagaattaaaaaaaaaaaaaaaaaaaagataggTTGATTATTCAatatttagattttattattaacattattattacagtgtaatttttttatttttttttatttatctattttattattataatttataattttgcttttttatttacaataaaTTTTGTATGAGAACCTTTTGCAATAACTATACCACTATCTTCAGAATCTAAATAAATGGTTGTTTCAGTGAAAGCTAAATTTCTACCTGACTTATAAACTGATGATACAATGAAAATTTTTCTGTCGACTGGTGCAGGATTAGAATAAACCATTGAAATCTCCACAGAAACACTTGGCACAATAGCGTCTAAGTTTGTTGTTAATATTGCTATACTTGAGATTACATCTGTTAATGTTGCTATTGCTCCACCATGTAAATTCGATAAAACATTAcaatactattttttttcattttaaaaataaaaaaaaaaaaaaaaaaaattgacttgttaatcaaattttatttttgtttttaaaaaaaaaaaaaaaaaataaaataaaataaaataaaaaataataataatattaaaaataaaaattataattacttTTTCATCTACAGTCATTGACATTACAACTTTACCCTTTTCAAGTTTTTCACAGGTACAAAGCtctaaaaattgtttatcaAAACCTTCAAATTTAGtccatttatttaataaatctgctaattgatttttcaatttttcatcatttgattttataatcaTATTTGCCATTTTCTGataatgtatatatataaatattgttggtggttgttgttattaccaacctaaatttctttataaattacatttttttattttcgcTGTGGtcatattataaaaaaaatataaaaaaaaataaaataaaatgaaaaaaaaaaaaattaaaaaaaattaaaattctttttttggaGGATTATTgtgatgaattttttttttttttttttttttttttcgtttcgTTTTATGATGGaaacaatttttttgattttttttgattttttttttttggtgaaaGTCAAGacaactgtttttttttttttttttttgatttatttttaattatataaacatatattttttttatttttttttattttttatttttaattttattattattattttttttttttttttatcttacAAAACTACCTTGTAAATAagatagtaataaaaatactaaaATAGGTTTGATAAGAATAGAGaaaatttttgattagtaatttattttactttatttttttattttttttttttttttttttttttttttttttttggatttaatttaattttaccttTATCCAATAAAATAACAGCCTCATAAATAGAATTTTGATAaacttctttatttttattttttttacaaatacaAACTAAACTTGCAGGTCCTACTCTTGAAATTataacattattatcatttgtatctaatataatttcttttggtCCATCACCTTTTGATAAcactttttgttgttgttgttattattattattattattattattattattattattattattattattattattattattattattattattattattattattattattattattattattattattattattattattattattattaatattattatgttAGTAACAATATACCtagtatatatttataattaaaaacaataaatcaTAACACATACATAAATCATTAGAAAAAGATAACATAGCTTGAAGATTTGCAGTCATACCCAATTGATCTTCAGTACCACCTGAAGAGATTGATTTACCATCGTTATAGACCACAATTGAATTTTGAATACCTCTATTTAAACGAAGTTGTAATACTACAGTTTTAGGTGATTGTGAAATTGCATCatagattttatttgaaaatgaattgaaTTTCGATGAATTATGTACTGCTGTATGAACGAAATCTGTATCACTAAATAACTCTATAAATCCTCTTAATAAACTATTTGCAATGAGTTTTCCAAATTCTGAACCATCTGCAACATCATGAAATAAACAACATCTTAATAATGTCTTTTCATCATAAACAATTGTAATTGCAgctattaaaaataaaataaaataaaataatataaaataaatattaatatattttcataatgtgatatattattattatggtaTGAATACCTACATTCACCAAATTCGATATATGAAACAAACATTCCAGTACtttgttttgaaaattctTGAACAGTTGTTAAAAGTGAAGAAAACATGTTTCCTTTTCCTACCATTTGTGTACTTGATACCCATATCTTTTCAAAAAGTAAAGTACCTTTACCagttataataattacaCTTCTTAACATtctatctcttttttttttttttattgttttttttattttatattatttttttatattctttttatacagtttttttttgaacctgtttatatatatattattcgCTTTCcctgtttttgttttatttatttgttcgttcactatttatttaatattacaatttttatatatatacacaagaaccaaaatcaataaaaaaaaaaaaaaaaaaaaccaaaaaaaaaaaaaaaaaaaaaaaaatcaaaatttaaataaaatttttttttttttttttttaagcgACTCACATTCATacatttccatttttattatttttttatttttttatttctttttatttttgaatatactgattaaatcaaaaatcaattgaaaacaacttttaaaatattgatacttggaaaagaaataaataaaaaaattaatattttcatttcattttttttttttgttaacaattatttaattttatttatttttaatatggatttactatataaaaatagagcTTTCAAAAAATACACACACAAtgatatataatataaattaaaaatgaatgaaatattggtaattggtttaattaatccttaaagatttaaatatggGCAACAGCAGCAGCAGTTAATAAACCTGGAATTACAACGAGTGCAGCAGCATCTAAGAGAGCAGCATTATTGTTAGATTGAGTGCTTCCTACtgaaattgaagaaatttgattcttttggACTGAGCTAACACTTGAGATTGATTGTAATGattctaaaataattattattatttttaaaaaaataaaaataattttataaaattaattaataattttataaaattaattaataattttatcatatttttttttttttttttttttatattttaatacttACTGAATAACATTTTAGAATTTAGTTTAATAGtacaaaatatattataatttaatgattagttaaaaaaaaaaaaatatatccttttatacttttttttttttttcaaaattttttttttttttttttttttatatatttttttttatttattattaataataatagattattaaaagaaatcaaaaaacagTTTATTACTTGATCTGTCATTTCAAAATCTTTAAgtatttatcaaaaattttttgataaattaaaaaaaaaaaaaccaatctttttttttatctcttAATactgttttttattaacagatattatttatttattgtttatattaaaaaaaaaaaatttaattttcttttttatttttttttttattaaatttaataaataattattgataattaataaatattaaatagaaaaataattattaaatttattgatttttgttgtcattattattaaatttttttaatttttttttttttttattatcattattgtgGAATTTTATAAGAAACAAAAGCTTCTACTGCTTCAAATTCGGTTAAACCTAAATTATCATAAATTTTAGCGGTTTCACGATTTCTACATTCAGCACGAACCCAAAATTCTCTTTTATCAGTTCCAGGAAAAGCTGGAACATCTTTTTGAGATTGATGTTTAAAGATTGACATACGTTTTCTCATCAATTCGAAAGGAGACATTGGTACGGCCATTTCTATTCTTTCAGGTTCCCATTCTTGCCAAGCTCCACGATATAACCAAACTTGACATTCTTTCATCCAATCTTGAGTTTTCAAACGATCGATAGCCGATAGAATAGCTTTCAAACAAACTCTATGAGTACCATGTGGATCTGATAAATCACCAGCGGCGAAAATGATCTCTGGTTTGATTGATTCTAAAAACTGAACCATGATTTCAATGTCTTCCTCACCCAATGGTTTCTTTTTGACAGCACCAGTTTCGTAGAATGGTAAATCCAAGAAATGAATTCTATCAGGAGCCACACCAGCATAACGGGCACCAGCACGAGCCTCAGTTTTACGTATTAAccctttaattaattgaatctcCTTTGAATCTGGTTGACCTGGTTTCTTGGTTTTAATGAATTCATTGACATTCTTTTCAATGGTATTCGATCTCTCCACTGATTCATTACCCAATGAAAAAAGTTTACTAAATTCACTAGCGAAATTTGCAAATCTAACAGCATCATCATCCCAAACTGCAATATTACCACTGGTTTGATATGCAACATGAACCTTATGACCTTGATCACATAAACGAATGAATGTACCACCCATACTAATCACATCATCATCTGGATGTGGTGAAAATACAATTACTCTCTTTGAAACTggtttaatattactatcatAATCCCAcatttcattaataatattaatttgttcaaaactactattatcatgatgttgatgttgattattattattattattattattattattattattattattattattattattattattattactactattatcaCTACTATTTGTTTTTGGTGAAGTTGGTGAAGTTGGATGATGTTGATTTGGTCTACCTCCTGGCCAACCATTAATAGTTGATTGTAAATATCTAAAAACTTTAAGATTTAAATTATGACATGGACCAAATACTTTAAGTAATGAGGATAGGTTATGGTCATGGTATTCCTCTTCCTCAAGTTTTAATATTGGTTTACCCAATTTCAATGATAACCAAATCACAGCTTTTCTAGCCAACAATGGTGACCACTTAATTGTAAGAGTTGTTCCAGTGGAATGAATAACCCATGGTTGTTTACAACGTGTAATCTCTACAGCTGCAGCCTCATCAATTATCAACTGACACTTTTGATGACGTTGAAAAATGGTTGATGGTATAGCAGGAGTGATCTCACCCTCGGTTGTCTTCTGAACTATCGATGCCTTACCCTCGGAGAAAGCCATCAATATAATTCTCTTAGAGTTAAACATTGTTGATAAACCCATTGTCAATGCATGATGTGGAACATGTTCAGTACCAAAGAAATCACTTGCTGCATCGATTCTTGTATTTTGCTCCAAATCAACCAAACGTGTCTTTGTATTAGCCAATGACCCCGACTCATTAAATCCAATTCTTTTTCCAATTGGAATTAAcattaaatcaataccaCCAACTTGTTCAATCTTTTCTTCATATTCTTTTAAatgtttatcaatttcattctctgaaatttcaccatttaaaaaatttatattttcttttttaatatcaattaattcaaataaattttcttGCATATATCtagttaaaataaaattatgttaatattttattttttttttttttttttttttttttttttttttaaaaatttatatatatttatttacctATAAAAACTTTGAATTCTATTTCTTTCAATTGGATAATATTCATCAACATTAAAAGTgataacatttttaaatgaaactttattttctttatataatttaaccAATTGATCATAAACACCTGATGGAGTTGAACCACATGTTAAACCTAATACAAAAGGTTTtccatttgaatttgaaatttcaatagCCTTAACAATCTCTGATGCAATGAAAACATTAACTTGCTCTGGATCTTGATAAACAAGTGtttctaatttttctttacttttaaattcttcattaCATTCAAATAATCCTGTTtctgaattaattttatttactcctgaatattgttgttgttgttgttgttgtgtggacattttaattttattttacaaaatatGTATAAAAACACTAATTactaatatataattttttattttttttttatttgtatttatttatttaattaattttttttttttttttttttttttttaagattaagATTAATGTGTTTGAATATTTcttaatttacaaaaaaaaaaaaataaatgaaaaaaaaaattaaaaaaaaaaaaaaaaggtgaaaatcaaaaaaaaataaaaaaataaaaaaataaaaaaaaaataaaaaaataaaaaaattaaaattttgatatCACCAGGATTTTAAAATGGGAAAATTGGTATcgaaaaaatataaaatatcaaatcCCAATACCATTTTGGCATTATttcgaatttttttttttttttttttgttttttttttctttttaaatttaatacaatttttttttttttttttttttttttttttattcactaaaaatataattttaaaataataatcaaaaatttaaatatttgttagttaaataatttattttcgttttaaatattttaccacaacttttttaataagaagaaaaaatgatcatacaaaaaaaaaaaaaaaaaaaaaaataaaattattaaaaaaaaaaaaaaaataaaataaaaaaaaaaaaattaaataaagttaggaaataaaaaaagtaaaaaggaagaaataaaaaaagtaaaaaagaaaaaaatgtaaaaaaatttatgcTTTaggtttttattatttttattacacTAAAAACACAATGTGAATGTGTAATCCCTAAAGAACTTCACCAATCACTGCAATTGTTGTTGTCATcgtttcactttttttttttatattcttttcGCCTTTcgaataaaaaacaaaataaaaaaataaaaaacaaaataaaaaataaaaaataaaataaaaaaataaaaaaaatatctaatttttcagaagaaaagtttttttttttttttttatagttttgataacaaaattttattttattttgttttttttttttttttttattttattttttcattctcAACAGTTGACAActataaacaataaaaatgaataaaattattacatttttatttgtaatattagttttaaatGTATCATTAATCAATTGTCAATATGGTACaccaacttttaaaattgataattcacCAACTCTCCAATTAGTTAAACAATAGTaagtaaatatatattttttttttttttttaacacatttaaaatattaatatttttaattttttttaatttttttctttagtAATCAAAGTCAAATTTATTCTTTATCATCAAGTGGATATGAAAAACCAATTATTATTGCAAATTTAACAGGTACTCATTATGAAATGGGATTTGCAGCAGGTTATTTAATGGCACAAGAAGCttatgaaaattataatgttATGGTTGGAGCAGTTTTACCAAAAACTTGGGAAAAGGATGCATTTGAGAAATTCCTTGATTGGCAATGGAATGATTATTTAAGTAAACAAATTactcaaaattatttagatgAAATCCAAGGTTACTCCGATGGTGCAATAGCAAGTGGTTTCACTCAATTAGGTAAAACCATTG encodes:
- a CDS encoding thioesterase superfamily protein, which encodes MANMIIKSNDEKLKNQLADLLNKWTKFEGFDKQFLELCTCEKLEKGKVVMSMTVDEKYCNVLSNLHGGAIATLTDVISSIAILTTNLDAIVPSVSVEISMVYSNPAPVDRKIFIVSSVYKSGRNLAFTETTIYLDSEDSGIVIAKGSHTKFIVNKKAKL
- the nagB1 gene encoding PIG-L family protein, with the protein product MSTQQQQQQQYSGVNKINSETGLFECNEEFKSKEKLETLVYQDPEQVNVFIASEIVKAIEISNSNGKPFVLGLTCGSTPSGVYDQLVKLYKENKVSFKNVITFNVDEYYPIERNRIQSFYRYMQENLFELIDIKKENINFLNGEISENEIDKHLKEYEEKIEQVGGIDLMLIPIGKRIGFNESGSLANTKTRLVDLEQNTRIDAASDFFGTEHVPHHALTMGLSTMFNSKRIILMAFSEGKASIVQKTTEGEITPAIPSTIFQRHQKCQLIIDEAAAVEITRCKQPWVIHSTGTTLTIKWSPLLARKAVIWLSLKLGKPILKLEEEEYHDHNLSSLLKVFGPCHNLNLKVFRYLQSTINGWPGGRPNQHHPTSPTSPKTNSSDNSSNNNNNNNNNNNNNNNNNNNNNQHQHHDNSSFEQINIINEMWDYDSNIKPVSKRVIVFSPHPDDDVISMGGTFIRLCDQGHKVHVAYQTSGNIAVWDDDAVRFANFASEFSKLFSLGNESVERSNTIEKNVNEFIKTKKPGQPDSKEIQLIKGLIRKTEARAGARYAGVAPDRIHFLDLPFYETGAVKKKPLGEEDIEIMVQFLESIKPEIIFAAGDLSDPHGTHRVCLKAILSAIDRLKTQDWMKECQVWLYRGAWQEWEPERIEMAVPMSPFELMRKRMSIFKHQSQKDVPAFPGTDKREFWVRAECRNRETAKIYDNLGLTEFEAVEAFVSYKIPQ